The Streptomyces sp. CC0208 genome window below encodes:
- a CDS encoding DoxX family protein — protein MAVHEHPHRSSGFHLSSFRRNRTASASESGVSALSATHTAQAYVLASLRLLTGFVFLWAFLDKTFGFGYATPSGKGWIDGGSPTKGFLSGVVAGPMESTFHSWAGDPWADWLFMLGLLGIGVALIAGVAMRFAAVAGTAMTALMWVAEWPPAQHLSDGSPSMSTNPFVDYHLIYAVVLIALVAASAGDTFGLGKFWAKLPLVRHSRWLR, from the coding sequence ATGGCCGTGCACGAGCACCCTCACCGGAGCTCCGGCTTCCACCTGTCGTCCTTCCGCAGGAACCGGACCGCCTCCGCATCCGAGTCCGGCGTGTCGGCACTCAGCGCCACGCACACCGCGCAGGCCTACGTCCTCGCGTCCCTGCGCCTGCTCACCGGGTTCGTCTTCCTGTGGGCCTTCCTCGACAAGACCTTCGGCTTCGGCTACGCGACTCCGTCCGGCAAGGGCTGGATCGACGGCGGCTCGCCGACCAAGGGTTTCCTCAGTGGTGTCGTCGCCGGACCGATGGAGTCCACGTTCCACTCCTGGGCCGGGGACCCGTGGGCGGACTGGCTGTTCATGCTCGGTCTGCTCGGGATCGGTGTCGCGCTCATCGCCGGTGTGGCGATGCGGTTCGCGGCCGTGGCCGGCACCGCGATGACGGCGCTGATGTGGGTCGCCGAGTGGCCGCCCGCCCAGCACCTCTCCGACGGTTCGCCGAGCATGTCGACGAACCCCTTCGTGGACTACCACCTCATCTACGCGGTCGTCCTGATCGCCCTGGTCGCCGCCTCTGCCGGCGACACCTTCGGTCTCGGCAAGTTCTGGGCCAAGCTCCCCCTCGTCCGCCACAGCCGCTGGCTGCGGTGA
- a CDS encoding SulP family inorganic anion transporter, with translation MSQDAGRKAPRWRDLVPGVVALLGYRRTWLRGDLLAGVTVAAYLVPQVMAYAGVAGLPPVTGLWAILPALALYALFGSSRLLSVGPESTTALMTATVVAPLAAGSPARYAALAATLAVTVGLLCLLARAVRLGFLADLLSRPVLIGYLAGVALIMMVDQLPKLTGVKTTGSEFFPQLWSFVRHVADAHTATVALSAAVLAFLFTVSRYVRAVPGPLLAVVLTTAAVVSLDLDERYGVKVIGEVPSGLPTLAWPDPGELPRLVLPALGVLIVATALDAVDELRRELTGRGVVFALARVKQDLLDDLEAYGLADSVGPDLIFPTLPTAVAAYRRWLTTNTG, from the coding sequence ATGTCGCAGGACGCGGGCAGAAAAGCTCCTAGGTGGCGTGACCTCGTGCCCGGAGTCGTCGCCCTCCTCGGATACCGGCGCACCTGGCTGAGGGGCGACCTGCTGGCCGGTGTCACCGTGGCCGCGTACCTGGTGCCGCAGGTCATGGCGTACGCGGGGGTGGCAGGGCTCCCGCCGGTCACCGGGCTGTGGGCGATCCTGCCCGCCCTCGCTCTGTACGCGCTATTCGGCTCCTCGCGCCTGCTCTCCGTCGGTCCCGAGTCCACGACCGCGCTGATGACCGCCACCGTGGTCGCCCCGCTGGCCGCCGGCAGTCCGGCGCGCTACGCCGCCCTGGCGGCCACGCTCGCCGTCACGGTCGGACTGCTGTGCCTACTGGCGCGGGCCGTACGGCTCGGTTTCCTCGCGGACCTGCTCTCCCGACCGGTCCTGATCGGGTACCTGGCGGGCGTGGCTCTGATCATGATGGTCGACCAACTGCCCAAGCTCACCGGCGTGAAGACGACCGGCTCGGAGTTCTTCCCCCAACTCTGGTCCTTCGTACGGCACGTGGCTGACGCCCACACGGCCACCGTCGCCCTCTCCGCCGCCGTGCTCGCGTTCCTGTTCACGGTGTCGCGATACGTCCGTGCCGTGCCCGGCCCGCTCCTTGCCGTGGTCCTCACCACGGCCGCCGTGGTCTCCCTCGACCTCGACGAGCGGTACGGCGTCAAGGTGATCGGCGAGGTCCCGTCGGGCCTGCCCACCCTCGCGTGGCCGGATCCGGGCGAGCTGCCCCGACTCGTACTGCCCGCGCTGGGGGTGCTCATCGTCGCCACCGCCCTCGACGCGGTCGATGAACTCCGGCGTGAACTCACCGGCCGTGGCGTCGTGTTCGCCCTGGCCCGGGTCAAGCAGGACCTCTTGGACGACTTGGAGGCGTACGGCCTGGCGGACTCCGTGGGTCCGGATCTGATCTTCCCGACCCTGCCGACGGCAGTGGCGGCGTACCGTCGCTGGCTCACGACCAACACCGGTTAG
- a CDS encoding universal stress protein, translating to MTRTVTVGLDGSSESRAAAEWAAREAQLLGLPLKLVHVWEPVPAPMAQAPLLGAETHQHWAERIPREAAEGVRLRHPGLDVATEQLSGRPADMLADAAKDAELLVLGSRGLSGIGGFMVGSVALSAVAHAERPVVLVRAGEQAADEHEMDPAGIPSAVTPFRPVVLGLDVESPDEELIEFAFAAAARRSTSLRVVHAWNPPPYYAYGLSVDLELHGELARREATTLAEVLRPWHKKFPDVEVTEESSYGSPGNHLVDASREASLVVVGRRIRRAALGAHIGPVTHAVLHHSTAPIAVVPHN from the coding sequence ATGACCCGCACCGTCACCGTCGGTCTCGACGGCTCGAGTGAGAGCCGCGCGGCGGCCGAGTGGGCGGCCCGCGAGGCACAGTTGCTCGGACTGCCACTGAAGCTGGTGCATGTCTGGGAGCCGGTGCCGGCCCCCATGGCGCAGGCGCCGCTTCTGGGCGCCGAGACCCATCAGCACTGGGCCGAGAGGATTCCCCGCGAGGCGGCCGAAGGTGTCCGTCTGCGCCACCCCGGCCTCGACGTCGCCACCGAGCAGCTGTCCGGCCGTCCCGCCGACATGCTGGCAGACGCGGCGAAGGACGCCGAGCTGCTGGTGCTGGGCTCGCGCGGTCTGAGCGGGATCGGTGGATTCATGGTCGGCTCCGTCGCTCTGTCGGCCGTGGCCCACGCCGAACGGCCGGTCGTCCTGGTCCGGGCCGGTGAGCAGGCCGCCGACGAGCACGAGATGGACCCGGCCGGCATCCCGTCCGCCGTCACCCCGTTCCGGCCCGTCGTCCTCGGCCTCGACGTCGAGAGCCCGGACGAGGAGCTGATCGAGTTCGCGTTCGCGGCCGCCGCCCGCCGGAGCACCTCCCTGCGGGTGGTCCACGCCTGGAACCCCCCGCCGTACTACGCCTACGGGCTCTCCGTCGACCTGGAACTCCACGGAGAACTGGCCCGGCGCGAGGCCACCACCCTGGCGGAGGTCCTGCGGCCGTGGCACAAGAAGTTCCCGGACGTCGAGGTCACCGAGGAGTCCTCCTACGGCAGCCCCGGCAACCACCTCGTCGACGCCTCCCGTGAGGCCTCCCTGGTCGTGGTGGGCCGCCGGATCCGCCGCGCCGCGCTCGGCGCCCACATCGGCCCCGTCACCCACGCCGTCCTGCACCACTCCACCGCGCCCATCGCTGTCGTCCCGCACAACTGA